One window of the Endomicrobium proavitum genome contains the following:
- the lysA gene encoding diaminopimelate decarboxylase, translating to MLSFKGKDLYVENVKLSDIAKKFGTSTYVYSKNQLIKNFQNYKNALTKDGIICFACKTNSNAAILKILAKLGAGADTTSGGEIYRCLKAGFNPSKIVYAGVGKTAEEIEYALKNKILMFNVESLEELDLIDKIAGKLKVKAKIAFRINPHVDPDTHSYITTGKKGTKFGIAYDDAVNAYVTAKKKKNIIISGIHSHIGSQILETKSFALAAKKINKIVKDVEANGINIEYIDCGGGLGIEYVKGEKPATPKQLMSEIFPLFDKDKKFIFEPGRSITASAGHLLAKVIYRKISGGKSFLITDAGMNDLIRPSFYDAYHEIIPIKRTSAKKVKTDVVGPICESSDFMGKDRMLPVVEQGGCLLIKDAGAYGAAMSSQYNSRPLLAEVLVDGNKATLIKRRAAYEDLLLNETSSK from the coding sequence ATGTTAAGTTTTAAGGGAAAAGACCTTTATGTTGAAAATGTGAAATTGTCCGATATAGCAAAAAAGTTTGGAACAAGCACATACGTTTATTCAAAAAATCAGCTGATAAAAAATTTTCAAAACTATAAAAATGCTTTGACAAAAGACGGCATTATATGTTTTGCCTGCAAAACAAATTCTAACGCCGCTATTTTAAAAATATTGGCAAAACTCGGCGCCGGCGCGGACACCACTTCTGGCGGAGAAATTTACAGATGTTTAAAAGCCGGATTTAATCCTTCAAAAATAGTTTACGCAGGAGTAGGCAAAACCGCCGAAGAAATTGAATACGCGTTAAAAAATAAAATTTTAATGTTTAACGTAGAATCGCTTGAAGAGCTTGACCTTATAGACAAAATAGCCGGCAAATTAAAAGTAAAAGCAAAAATAGCTTTCAGAATAAATCCGCACGTTGACCCTGATACGCATTCGTATATAACCACGGGGAAAAAAGGCACAAAATTCGGCATAGCTTACGACGATGCCGTAAACGCTTACGTAACGGCAAAAAAGAAAAAAAATATTATAATTTCCGGCATTCACAGCCATATAGGTTCGCAAATTCTTGAAACAAAATCATTTGCGCTTGCTGCAAAAAAAATAAATAAAATCGTAAAAGATGTTGAAGCAAACGGCATAAATATTGAATACATAGATTGCGGCGGCGGGCTTGGCATTGAATACGTTAAAGGCGAAAAACCGGCAACGCCTAAACAATTGATGAGTGAAATTTTTCCGTTATTTGATAAAGATAAAAAATTTATTTTTGAACCCGGACGCTCCATAACCGCAAGCGCGGGACATTTGCTTGCAAAAGTAATTTACAGAAAAATTTCCGGCGGAAAAAGTTTTCTAATTACAGACGCGGGAATGAACGATTTAATAAGACCCTCATTTTACGACGCGTATCACGAAATTATTCCCATAAAACGGACGTCGGCAAAAAAAGTTAAAACCGACGTTGTAGGTCCAATCTGTGAAAGCAGCGATTTTATGGGTAAAGACAGAATGCTGCCGGTTGTTGAACAAGGCGGCTGTCTTTTAATAAAAGACGCAGGCGCATACGGCGCGGCAATGTCGTCCCAATACAATTCCAGACCGCTGCTTGCCGAAGTGTTAGTTGACGGCAACAAAGCCACGCTAATAAAAAGACGCGCCGCGTATGAAGATTTGCTGTTGAATGAGACAAGTAGTAAGTAA
- a CDS encoding tetratricopeptide repeat protein, translating into MNKIFAAIIFTLLFITSAAYADDVSGVAVSESIKTEIDALAEKVKTAKGQKQKKILMTDLAETLVKIGNSDGAIDLYKEILNGNLSKKDQFDYNVKIGDLYYLKKEYASTLNYYSAARALYENNAEVNLKIGNTFLSSNLYTLAERNFLEVLSRNKRSDYAKRRLGDVYLKQDMYLKAIEYYESVDHFYINRETVINMVACYRNLNNSQKAVNLINNSLRYDDDAEILFLLGMLYFDEKKYKEAEGAFLKSIGVNSSNATAYIYLAVVYESVSELQKAKEFLDKSAKINPALAVTDLMRARISYKMKNISAAKVYAKNAYANAKTPFLQEQAQRMTDFFNGK; encoded by the coding sequence TTGAATAAAATATTTGCGGCAATTATATTTACGTTATTATTTATAACTTCGGCGGCTTACGCCGATGACGTTTCCGGCGTTGCCGTCAGCGAAAGCATAAAAACGGAAATAGACGCTTTGGCGGAAAAAGTTAAAACGGCTAAAGGGCAAAAGCAAAAAAAAATATTGATGACCGACCTTGCCGAAACTCTTGTTAAAATTGGAAATTCCGACGGGGCTATAGATTTATATAAAGAAATTTTAAACGGGAATTTGTCTAAAAAAGATCAATTTGATTACAACGTTAAAATCGGAGATTTATATTATTTAAAAAAAGAATACGCTTCAACTTTAAATTATTACTCTGCGGCGCGGGCGCTTTACGAAAATAACGCGGAAGTAAATCTGAAAATCGGCAACACATTTTTAAGCAGCAATCTTTATACTCTTGCCGAAAGAAATTTTTTGGAAGTTCTTTCAAGAAATAAACGTTCTGATTATGCAAAAAGAAGGCTCGGAGACGTTTATTTAAAGCAGGATATGTATCTTAAAGCCATAGAATATTATGAGTCGGTAGATCACTTTTATATTAACAGAGAAACCGTCATCAATATGGTTGCTTGTTACAGAAATTTAAACAATTCGCAAAAAGCAGTAAATCTTATAAATAACAGTTTGCGCTATGACGACGACGCGGAAATTTTATTTTTATTAGGAATGTTATATTTTGACGAAAAAAAATATAAAGAAGCCGAAGGCGCTTTCTTAAAATCCATAGGAGTAAATTCTTCAAATGCTACCGCTTATATATATCTTGCCGTGGTTTATGAAAGCGTTTCGGAACTTCAAAAAGCCAAAGAGTTTCTTGATAAATCCGCAAAAATTAATCCGGCGCTTGCCGTAACGGATTTAATGCGCGCGAGAATTTCTTATAAAATGAAAAATATCTCTGCTGCAAAGGTTTATGCAAAAAACGCATACGCTAATGCAAAAACCCCTTTTCTTCAGGAACAAGCGCAGCGAATGACGGATTTCTTCAATGGCAAATAG
- a CDS encoding patatin-like phospholipase family protein, translated as MIRISVIFALLVSLLAAPSYASVFDLDEEELAVNILWNRFENLPKEKRPKVAVVLGGGGARGFAHIGVLKVFREEQIPVDLVVGTSIGSIAGAFFCAGISMSKVDALAKHMSWSQISNFNIPSLAVMFLSDKLLSNEKLVKFLNDSMGDITFDQLQTPLICVATDLNTGERILLRSGSVSFAARASSNIPGLFEPVEYKQRYLVDGGISENIPVKVAQIYKPDVIIAVPVPADITKNSTDNVYMTLMQAIYIQGQSIDQEELQNADVLIRPNVGDINAIDMEHAYQAVDKGFYAAQKSLKDIKIKIIEKTQEKYLLE; from the coding sequence TTGATTCGTATTAGCGTAATATTTGCCCTTCTTGTAAGCCTTCTTGCCGCGCCTTCTTACGCGTCTGTTTTTGATTTGGACGAAGAAGAGCTTGCGGTAAATATTTTGTGGAACAGATTTGAAAACCTTCCTAAAGAAAAAAGACCTAAAGTTGCCGTTGTTCTCGGCGGCGGCGGAGCCAGAGGTTTTGCTCACATAGGCGTTTTAAAAGTTTTTCGCGAAGAACAAATCCCGGTAGATTTAGTTGTAGGCACAAGTATAGGTTCCATTGCAGGGGCGTTTTTTTGCGCGGGTATTTCCATGTCAAAAGTAGATGCTCTTGCAAAACATATGAGTTGGAGCCAAATATCAAATTTTAATATTCCGTCTCTTGCGGTTATGTTTTTAAGCGACAAACTTTTATCTAACGAGAAGCTCGTCAAATTTTTAAACGACTCTATGGGCGACATTACTTTTGACCAGCTTCAAACCCCTTTAATTTGCGTAGCTACGGATTTAAATACCGGAGAAAGAATTCTTTTAAGAAGCGGCAGCGTAAGTTTTGCCGCAAGAGCAAGCTCTAATATTCCCGGACTTTTTGAACCTGTAGAGTATAAACAAAGATATCTTGTTGACGGCGGAATCTCTGAAAACATTCCCGTAAAAGTGGCTCAAATTTATAAACCCGACGTAATAATAGCCGTTCCGGTTCCGGCGGACATAACTAAAAATTCTACCGATAATGTTTACATGACGCTTATGCAGGCAATATATATTCAGGGACAATCCATAGATCAGGAAGAACTTCAAAACGCGGATGTTTTAATAAGACCGAACGTCGGCGATATAAACGCTATAGACATGGAACATGCATATCAAGCCGTGGACAAAGGTTTTTACGCCGCGCAAAAATCTCTTAAAGATATTAAAATAAAAATAATAGAAAAAACGCAGGAGAAATACTTGCTTGAATAA
- a CDS encoding TolC family protein: MRKILLIFTFIFALQNLFAAETGFERVLTQESSIQTALAINHDVLIQAQNVEFAKQRINESSALYFPRIDFNFNASGFDNTSPIILSGDFAPTPVFLPDTNRSLYYVTRVSAWQTIYAGGRNRATNKLAIINLDKVKNEENLIKFQVTGKVKTIFNDCLYYKEKLKLYKSATSGLTPKERAAKISIAQFNYDKALINLLAAIGLDLDTLADVSGVFKAKIKEVTLNQCLLLAYQFKPEMQITQNQEIMDDLGVNLLSMQRYPTISIGAAQEWTGEKIVGEGVNSNWYISANVNIPLFDGGAMFARAKQGKINLRASTLKRSKIEEAVRLAVNKAFLEYNFWKKQAAEQKLIDKTEKFSEAELDIIDNLNKSYYTLELAVGVQLDSY; this comes from the coding sequence ATGAGAAAAATTTTATTAATTTTTACGTTTATATTCGCGCTTCAAAATCTTTTTGCCGCAGAAACGGGTTTTGAAAGAGTTTTAACGCAGGAGTCCAGCATTCAAACGGCTCTTGCCATAAATCACGACGTTTTAATACAGGCGCAAAATGTAGAGTTTGCAAAACAGAGAATAAACGAGTCCAGCGCGCTTTATTTTCCCAGAATAGATTTTAATTTTAACGCTTCTGGTTTTGATAACACTTCGCCTATTATTCTCTCCGGAGATTTTGCTCCTACTCCGGTTTTTTTGCCGGACACAAATAGAAGTCTTTATTATGTTACAAGAGTGTCGGCGTGGCAAACCATTTACGCCGGCGGAAGAAACCGCGCAACAAATAAACTTGCAATAATAAATTTAGATAAAGTAAAAAATGAAGAAAATCTTATAAAGTTTCAGGTTACGGGAAAAGTAAAAACAATTTTTAACGATTGTCTTTATTACAAAGAAAAACTGAAACTTTATAAATCCGCAACAAGCGGATTAACGCCAAAAGAGCGCGCGGCAAAAATAAGTATAGCGCAGTTTAATTACGATAAAGCGCTTATAAATTTGCTTGCCGCCATCGGGCTTGATCTTGATACTTTGGCGGATGTTTCCGGAGTATTTAAAGCGAAAATAAAAGAGGTAACTCTTAATCAGTGTTTGCTTTTGGCTTACCAGTTTAAACCTGAAATGCAAATTACGCAAAATCAGGAAATAATGGACGATCTCGGCGTAAATCTTTTGTCTATGCAGCGCTATCCTACAATTTCAATAGGCGCCGCGCAGGAATGGACGGGGGAGAAAATCGTCGGCGAAGGCGTTAATTCAAATTGGTATATTTCGGCAAATGTAAATATTCCACTATTTGACGGCGGAGCAATGTTTGCAAGAGCCAAACAGGGCAAAATAAATTTAAGAGCTTCAACTTTAAAAAGATCAAAAATAGAAGAGGCGGTTCGTCTTGCGGTAAACAAAGCGTTTTTAGAATATAATTTTTGGAAGAAACAAGCCGCCGAACAAAAGTTAATTGATAAAACGGAAAAATTTTCCGAAGCGGAACTTGATATTATAGACAACCTAAATAAAAGCTACTATACGCTTGAACTTGCGGTAGGAGTTCAGCTTGATTCGTATTAG
- the argH gene encoding argininosuccinate lyase, whose amino-acid sequence MKNIDFEQFIGSFAFDTRLAEVDITGSIAHVEMLVKCKILKQTDGSKIIAGLNSILKSLKKDWTLPKEEDIHYAVEKELTRRIGAVGGKMHTARSRNDQVATDLRLYLRQETDNIIALINEFQTTIIKKSEENINVIMPGFTHLQPAQPVLAAHHLLAYAWMLERDKERLTDCRKRINVLPLGSAALAGTSFKIDRQYSAKLLGFDGVSENSLDGVSDRDFAVEFVFCLSTIALHLTRFCEEIILWMNPEFGYIKIADKFTSGSSIMPQKRNPDCAEVIRGKSGRIFGDLFALLTIVKSLPLAYNRDLQEDKPPVFDAVDNVKLCVEVINEMIVTLKFDKAKTLKSTEKGFMAATEIADYLARKDIPFREAHGVVKSIVEYCIKNSKTLSSLSLQEYNKFYPKKYPIFDDDIFKFIDLQNIVAKKTSEGGTSVNSVKKQISLLKNIVKRKQK is encoded by the coding sequence ATGAAAAATATTGATTTTGAACAGTTTATCGGCTCTTTTGCTTTTGACACGCGTCTTGCCGAAGTTGATATTACCGGCTCTATAGCGCACGTTGAAATGCTTGTAAAATGTAAAATTTTAAAACAGACCGACGGAAGCAAAATTATCGCAGGTCTTAATTCAATTTTGAAAAGTCTTAAAAAAGATTGGACTCTGCCCAAAGAAGAAGATATTCATTACGCGGTTGAAAAAGAGTTAACTCGTCGCATAGGCGCCGTCGGCGGAAAAATGCATACCGCAAGAAGCAGAAACGATCAAGTCGCTACGGATCTTCGTCTTTATTTGAGACAAGAAACAGACAATATCATCGCTTTAATAAACGAGTTTCAAACAACAATCATTAAAAAATCCGAAGAAAATATTAATGTAATTATGCCGGGCTTTACGCATTTGCAGCCGGCGCAGCCTGTTTTGGCGGCGCATCATCTTTTGGCTTACGCGTGGATGCTTGAGAGAGATAAAGAAAGACTTACCGACTGCCGCAAAAGAATTAACGTGTTGCCGTTAGGCAGTGCGGCTCTTGCCGGCACTTCGTTTAAAATAGACAGGCAATACAGCGCAAAACTTTTAGGCTTTGACGGCGTAAGCGAAAATTCTTTAGACGGCGTAAGCGACAGGGATTTTGCTGTAGAATTTGTTTTCTGCCTTTCAACAATAGCTTTGCATCTTACAAGGTTTTGCGAAGAAATAATTTTGTGGATGAATCCGGAATTCGGATATATTAAAATTGCCGATAAGTTTACATCCGGCTCTTCAATAATGCCGCAGAAAAGAAATCCGGACTGCGCGGAAGTTATAAGAGGAAAATCAGGAAGAATATTCGGCGATTTGTTTGCGTTGCTTACAATAGTTAAATCTTTGCCGCTTGCATACAACAGAGATTTGCAGGAAGATAAACCGCCTGTGTTTGACGCCGTTGATAATGTAAAATTGTGCGTGGAAGTTATAAACGAAATGATAGTCACTTTAAAATTTGATAAAGCAAAAACCTTAAAAAGTACGGAAAAAGGTTTTATGGCGGCTACTGAAATTGCAGATTATCTTGCAAGAAAAGATATTCCTTTCAGAGAAGCGCACGGCGTTGTTAAAAGCATAGTTGAATACTGCATTAAAAATTCCAAAACTTTAAGCTCCTTGTCTTTGCAGGAGTACAATAAATTTTATCCTAAAAAATATCCTATTTTTGACGATGATATTTTTAAATTTATAGATTTGCAAAACATTGTCGCTAAAAAAACGTCCGAAGGCGGAACGTCGGTTAATTCCGTTAAAAAACAAATATCGCTGTTAAAAAATATTGTTAAACGGAAACAAAAATGA
- a CDS encoding argininosuccinate synthase, with protein sequence MANDGSIKKVVVAYSGGLDTSIILSWIKENYKAEVIAVCVDVGQGKELKGLNEKAKKTGASKSYIIDAKKEFVTDYIYPAIKADALYENKYYLGTALARPVIAEKIAEIVIKEKADAVCHGATGKGNDQVRFELAFKALIPNVKIIAPWREWNLRSREDAINYAKKRGIPVPVTKAKPYSSDANLWHVSYEGGVMEDMKNEYDESMFKMTVSAQKAPNKPEYLSIAFEKGAPVAVNGKKLAPVELVSKLNEIAGRNGIGRVDMIENRLVGMKSRGVYESPAATVLYCAHQELEELALDRDTLHYKQELAHKWAELAYYGLWFSPLMDALNSFVESTQKYVTGTIKLKLYKGNITPVSREAKYSLYWEELATFEKDEVYNQKDAEGFINLWGLPTKVIAIKRNKK encoded by the coding sequence ATGGCAAACGACGGTTCTATTAAAAAAGTTGTGGTAGCTTATTCCGGAGGGCTTGATACTTCTATTATTTTGTCGTGGATTAAAGAAAATTATAAGGCTGAAGTTATAGCTGTTTGCGTGGATGTCGGTCAGGGAAAAGAGCTTAAAGGTTTGAATGAAAAAGCCAAAAAAACAGGCGCTTCAAAATCTTACATTATAGACGCAAAAAAAGAGTTTGTTACGGATTATATTTACCCTGCGATAAAAGCCGACGCTTTATATGAAAACAAATATTATCTCGGCACCGCGCTTGCAAGACCTGTAATAGCGGAAAAAATCGCGGAAATTGTAATAAAAGAAAAAGCCGACGCTGTTTGTCACGGCGCGACCGGAAAAGGCAACGATCAGGTTCGTTTTGAACTTGCGTTTAAAGCTTTAATACCGAACGTAAAAATTATTGCTCCGTGGAGAGAATGGAATTTGCGCTCGCGCGAAGATGCTATAAATTACGCTAAAAAAAGAGGCATTCCCGTTCCCGTAACAAAAGCAAAACCTTATTCTTCCGACGCAAATCTTTGGCACGTTTCCTATGAAGGCGGCGTTATGGAAGACATGAAAAACGAATACGACGAGTCAATGTTTAAAATGACGGTCTCGGCGCAAAAAGCTCCGAATAAACCCGAGTATTTGTCTATAGCTTTTGAAAAAGGCGCGCCCGTAGCCGTTAACGGGAAAAAACTTGCTCCCGTAGAGCTTGTTTCAAAATTAAATGAAATTGCCGGCAGAAACGGAATCGGCAGAGTGGATATGATTGAAAACCGCCTCGTAGGTATGAAGTCCAGAGGCGTTTATGAATCTCCGGCTGCAACGGTTTTGTATTGCGCCCATCAGGAACTTGAAGAACTTGCTTTAGACAGAGACACGCTTCACTACAAACAAGAACTTGCTCACAAATGGGCGGAACTTGCTTATTACGGTTTGTGGTTCTCGCCGTTAATGGATGCGCTTAACTCTTTTGTTGAAAGCACTCAAAAATATGTAACCGGCACAATAAAATTAAAACTTTACAAAGGCAACATTACTCCTGTTTCCAGAGAAGCAAAATATTCTCTCTACTGGGAAGAACTTGCAACTTTTGAAAAAGACGAAGTTTATAATCAAAAAGATGCGGAAGGTTTTATAAATCTTTGGGGACTTCCTACGAAAGTAATAGCAATTAAACGTAACAAAAAATAG
- a CDS encoding DUF6803 family protein, producing MNMTHYMELLASNQPWNLLFFMAVPVILAETLAISELYLLYTNRFKGGLRKLNKFVGITVGIYFAGVIIYLLNNVVIPITQNGQWRGVIDVIAVGTYLLSGIPLLLVALLELGIFAKKKTEKYKLALHITFIALFLIFGHVAMITGMVNPDIFGSKAVQTSHAHLD from the coding sequence ATGAATATGACTCATTATATGGAATTATTGGCTTCAAACCAGCCGTGGAATCTTTTATTTTTTATGGCTGTTCCCGTTATATTGGCAGAAACGCTTGCCATCAGCGAACTTTATTTGTTATACACCAACCGTTTCAAAGGCGGACTTCGCAAGCTTAATAAATTTGTCGGTATTACGGTAGGAATTTATTTTGCAGGCGTAATAATTTATTTGCTTAATAATGTCGTTATACCAATTACCCAAAACGGGCAGTGGCGCGGGGTTATAGACGTTATAGCGGTTGGAACGTATTTGCTTAGCGGCATACCGCTATTGTTGGTAGCGTTGCTTGAGCTGGGAATTTTCGCGAAGAAAAAAACTGAAAAATATAAATTGGCGCTGCACATTACTTTTATAGCGTTATTTTTAATATTCGGACACGTCGCAATGATTACCGGCATGGTAAATCCTGATATATTCGGCAGTAAAGCCGTGCAAACTTCTCATGCGCATTTAGATTAA
- a CDS encoding sugar-binding protein, which produces MEIKKFLIVFAAVIVFQSCGKAESYYYAQYTADDITIDGQADESAWQKAKWYPINQLYIGQEQADYSGRFKILWKNSVLFLFVEITDNILTNSIADGFENYWQGDCIEIFIDESNSKQDHYQNNNAFAYHILHTGEVIDIDADGQGKIFPDTANFKVLKSGEKYTWEIALTVYDNTYNPNSNLHEKSKVKLTAGKKLGFTVAYGDNDGDGRESFHGSTPNQGDSGYITSEKFATLELVK; this is translated from the coding sequence ATGGAAATAAAAAAGTTTTTAATTGTTTTTGCTGCAGTTATTGTTTTTCAGTCGTGCGGAAAAGCTGAAAGTTATTATTATGCTCAATATACGGCTGACGATATAACAATTGACGGGCAGGCAGATGAATCTGCTTGGCAAAAAGCAAAATGGTATCCGATAAATCAATTATATATCGGGCAAGAGCAGGCAGATTATTCCGGCAGATTTAAAATTCTTTGGAAAAACAGCGTTCTTTTTCTTTTTGTAGAAATTACAGACAATATTTTAACAAACTCTATTGCAGACGGTTTTGAAAATTATTGGCAGGGCGATTGTATTGAAATTTTTATAGACGAGTCAAATTCAAAGCAAGATCATTACCAAAATAACAATGCTTTTGCGTATCATATTTTGCATACCGGCGAAGTTATAGACATAGATGCCGACGGGCAAGGCAAAATTTTCCCCGATACCGCAAATTTTAAAGTTTTAAAATCAGGTGAAAAATATACATGGGAAATAGCTTTAACCGTTTACGACAATACGTATAATCCGAATTCAAACTTGCACGAAAAATCAAAAGTGAAACTTACCGCCGGTAAAAAATTAGGTTTTACCGTTGCTTACGGCGATAACGACGGCGACGGCAGAGAATCGTTCCACGGCAGCACGCCAAATCAAGGCGATTCCGGTTATATTACATCTGAAAAATTCGCAACGTTAGAACTTGTAAAATGA
- a CDS encoding aspartate aminotransferase family protein encodes MNIKQTENKYFMHTYKRSDLVVKKAKGQFLWDDKGKKYLDFFTGISVCNLGHLNNAVVKAAVNQLSRYAHVSNLYYAPAQVNLGEALAKKFNGKVFLSNTGAEANECALKIARKYGHQTGGRYEIISFNNSFHGRTVFTLAATGQKKFHDYLKPLPPKFVFADFNDINSVKKLINKKTVAIIVEPVQGEGGIFTSTKEFLKGLRALADKHNLVLIYDEIQCGVGRTGKFFAFENYGVKPDIVTLAKSIANGLPLGVTLANKKFGELFTYGDHGTTFGGNPVSCAAALEVVRQMTPKFLNKSLKTAKYLREKLENLKKKHSIVKEVRGLGLILGVDLKIPAAQIAAECLKKGLIINCTHNTVLRLLPPLTITKKDADAAVKIIDVVLSQVK; translated from the coding sequence ATGAACATTAAACAAACGGAAAATAAATACTTTATGCACACGTATAAACGCAGCGACTTGGTTGTTAAAAAAGCCAAAGGTCAGTTTTTGTGGGACGATAAAGGTAAAAAATATTTAGATTTTTTTACGGGTATCAGCGTGTGTAACCTAGGGCATTTAAATAATGCAGTTGTTAAGGCTGCCGTAAATCAGTTAAGCCGATACGCGCACGTTTCAAATTTATATTACGCTCCAGCGCAGGTGAATCTTGGAGAAGCTCTTGCAAAAAAATTTAACGGCAAAGTATTTTTATCTAACACCGGCGCCGAAGCTAACGAATGCGCTTTGAAAATAGCAAGAAAATACGGGCATCAAACCGGCGGCCGTTACGAAATTATATCTTTTAACAATTCTTTTCACGGGCGCACCGTTTTTACGCTTGCGGCGACGGGGCAAAAAAAGTTTCACGACTATTTAAAACCTCTTCCTCCAAAGTTTGTTTTTGCGGATTTTAACGATATAAATTCCGTTAAAAAACTTATAAATAAAAAAACCGTCGCTATAATAGTAGAGCCTGTTCAGGGCGAGGGCGGTATTTTTACTTCTACAAAAGAGTTTTTAAAAGGTTTGCGCGCGCTGGCGGATAAACACAATCTTGTTTTAATTTACGACGAAATTCAATGCGGCGTGGGAAGAACAGGCAAGTTTTTTGCTTTTGAAAATTACGGAGTTAAACCCGATATTGTAACTCTTGCAAAATCCATAGCAAACGGTTTGCCTTTGGGCGTAACGTTGGCAAATAAAAAATTCGGCGAATTGTTTACATACGGCGATCACGGGACAACTTTCGGCGGAAACCCCGTATCTTGCGCGGCGGCTTTGGAAGTTGTTCGTCAAATGACGCCTAAATTTCTAAACAAATCTTTAAAAACTGCAAAATATTTGCGTGAAAAGCTTGAGAATTTAAAAAAGAAACACAGCATAGTAAAAGAAGTCAGAGGGCTTGGACTTATTCTCGGGGTTGATTTAAAAATTCCCGCCGCTCAAATAGCGGCGGAATGTCTTAAAAAAGGTTTAATAATAAATTGCACGCACAATACGGTTTTAAGGCTTTTGCCGCCGTTGACTATAACAAAAAAAGACGCGGACGCTGCGGTTAAAATTATAGACGTTGTTTTATCGCAAGTTAAATAA
- the argB gene encoding acetylglutamate kinase, translating into MKTLSVIKFGGSLTKNPAAQNKFLKELAVVAKKENIILVHGGGPEINALLEKFEIKSKFVNGLRYTDAAALEVVELALSGKVNRALTTGLIKNKVNAVGISGKDGASVICKQKKELGCVGEPVKVNKKLIEVLTKAGFLPVIASIAADKAGNILNVNADSLATAIAVAFKAHRLIFLTDVAGVLDKNKKTIKQIKVKNINALINDKTITGGMIPKIKGCASAVKSGVKEVLIIDGVKGILKIQGTIIKK; encoded by the coding sequence ATGAAAACATTGTCTGTAATCAAATTCGGCGGAAGTCTTACTAAAAATCCTGCGGCGCAGAATAAATTTTTAAAAGAGCTTGCCGTTGTCGCTAAAAAAGAAAATATAATTTTAGTGCACGGCGGCGGGCCTGAAATTAACGCGCTTTTGGAAAAGTTTGAAATAAAAAGTAAATTTGTTAACGGTTTGCGTTACACAGATGCTGCCGCGTTAGAAGTTGTGGAGCTGGCTTTAAGCGGAAAAGTTAACAGAGCGTTAACGACGGGACTTATAAAAAATAAAGTTAACGCCGTAGGCATTTCCGGCAAAGACGGAGCAAGCGTAATTTGCAAACAAAAAAAAGAACTCGGCTGTGTCGGCGAGCCGGTAAAAGTAAATAAAAAACTTATAGAAGTTCTTACAAAAGCGGGTTTTTTGCCTGTTATAGCGTCTATTGCCGCAGATAAAGCCGGAAATATTTTAAACGTAAACGCCGACAGTCTTGCAACCGCTATTGCAGTTGCTTTCAAAGCCCACAGACTTATTTTTTTAACGGATGTCGCCGGAGTTTTGGATAAAAATAAAAAAACTATAAAACAGATAAAAGTAAAAAATATAAATGCTCTTATAAACGACAAAACTATTACCGGCGGAATGATTCCTAAAATTAAAGGCTGCGCTTCGGCGGTTAAATCCGGGGTTAAAGAAGTTTTAATTATTGACGGCGTGAAAGGTATTTTAAAAATACAAGGAACAATAATAAAAAAATAA